The Bacteroidales bacterium genome segment TGTATCCTCATCATCTGAAATAGTTATTCTGTCAATAACAACATTTATTTTATTTTTAACAGATATTTTGTTGCTATTAATATATTCTTCAATTCTTATTATTTCATTATTGATTTCAATCCTTGAAAAACCTTGTTTTATCAATATTTCAAGTCCTTCATAAATTGTTTTATTTATACTTGAAAATGGTGCTAATATAAGGGCTTTATTCCCTTGTCCTTGAGATAGAATGTAATTAACAACATCAGTAACCGAATGTTTTTTTACAAGTTTTCCTGAAACAGGAGAATATGTTTTCCCTATCCTTGCAAATAAAAGTTTTAAATAATCATATATTTCAGTTGATGTGCCAACAGTTGATCTTGGGTTTTTAGTATTAACTTTCTGCTCAATTGCAATTGCAGGGGGAATACCTTTTATATAATCAACATCAGGTTTATTAATTCTTCCAAGAAATTGCCTTGCATATGCCGATAAACTTTCAACATATCTTCTCTGTCCTTCTGCATATAAAGTATCAAAAGCAAGCGATGATTTTCCTGAGCCTGAAAGACCGGTAATAACAATAAATTTACCTCTTGGTATTTTAATGTCAATATTTTTTAGATTATGAACCCTTGCTCCTTTGATTATTATACTATTTCTTTCGTTTATTTCTGACATATTGTTTTTAATTATATCATTTTAAATAATCAATAAATAGATATTTTACATATACAAAACTAAAGTTTAATGTAATATTAACATTAATTAACAAAAATAAATTTTTGAAAATAAATAATTTAATTATATTTGCATTAATAATATATCAAATCTTTTAATTAAACAATAGGAGGACAGTTTATCGAGAAAATTCTACTTTCTTAATAAATAAACATATAAGGAGGTAATATGAAAAGATGTAATCTAAATGATTATGATCTCGTTAAACTATATATTGATGGTGATCATTCCAGTATTGAAACCTTAATAGAACGCCACAAAAATAAGGTTTTTTCGTATATATTTTTAATGGTAAAAAAACAGGAAATTGCTGAAGATATTTTTCAGGATACTTTTATTAAAGTTATCAAATCCTTGAAAAACGGCAAATACAAAGATGAAGGACGCTTTGTTTCCTGGGTTATTAGAATAGCTCATAATTTAGTTATTGATAATTTCAGAAAAGAAAAGAATACTAAAACATATTCAAATGATGATAATGATTTGGATATTTTTAATTCCAATAAATTTTCAGACCAGAATATTGAAGAATGTATAATA includes the following:
- a CDS encoding sigma-70 family RNA polymerase sigma factor; this translates as MKRCNLNDYDLVKLYIDGDHSSIETLIERHKNKVFSYIFLMVKKQEIAEDIFQDTFIKVIKSLKNGKYKDEGRFVSWVIRIAHNLVIDNFRKEKNTKTYSNDDNDLDIFNSNKFSDQNIEECIINDQITKDVRLLIDKLPKEQRDVIILRHYMELSFKEIAEQTDVSINTALGRMRYALINLRKLINEKNIILTLS